The window CAGCGGGCTACTCTGCGACGCGGCGTTTCTCGGCCTTTCGATTTGGGGTGGGGATGGAACGGGGTGTAGGCGAAAGCCTCGGTCTGCTCGCAGGCCAATGACGGCGACACCTTCGGGCGCCGTTTAccttcttgaaggcgtcatTTCTTGCCCCTCTTCCCTGCTCTCCGGTGAGCCTTCCAGGTGAAAACCACCTTTTTGGTCGGACGTCGGCGACGCTTGTGGCGTCGTTCCCTCATTTGAGGCGTCGTCTTGGAAGCTTCGCTGGTGGTGGTCGTCTACTCTCATCGGAGAGTTTCCACTTCTGCGCCTGCCTTCGATCATTTCATCTGCATCGTCTGGGTTGCATCGATTATCTTCTgccggatgctttgccgccctaCTGtcgctggcggatgctttgccgccgttctattagtgtttgcttgggGCAGATGCTTGGCTGCTTTGGTGGATCggatggatgctttgccacctttgTTGGTCGATCGTTGCACTCTTGGCGTTGTAGTATTTTTTAGCAAGCTCAGTTGTGGCCGTGTCTAGGTTTGTGGGTCGTCTTTGTCTCCTCCGTTATTCTTATTGTTCTTGTTTGTTGTATGGGTCGCCTACCATTTGTTTGGTGGTGCTTTGTATCTGTTTTAATAGCCTCTGTCTATTAAGGATTGTAATGGTCGTACTCCttttctcttaatgaaatacgtgctcaggcaTGTTCGCTAAAAATAGGTCGATATGTGATGTTGCAGTGGCGTTTTCAATATATTTGAGATGTGAGGTGATGTTGAAACAACTATTTTTAGAATGTTGCATAAATTTATTGTAGATGTTTCAATAGTTGATTTGCCAtgttatatatttttaatataatcgaCAAATTCTATTTgttctattattttttaaaatatattttctaaTGTTGCAATTGTTGTTCAAAATATCACAATTATAATTATTAAATGTTGCAAAAGGTTAGGAAGTTACAAAACTCTATTTCTATATATTGTCATTCTTATCCAATGTTGCATCAAACATTATGTCATATTACGGTGGGAATTTTTTATCATAGGATCGAATTACGGAGtcatttttatatattttttataatattGCAAGTAGTAGTAACTTTGAATCTTGTAATAATTTATTTTCGACGGAGCGTTTTCAATAGCTCCGTCAAATTGTTTGTCAGTAAATATCTGGATTGTAGGTATCGATCGGACGGCACGGATAGCGCAGCGCGGGTATAGGCTCGTTATCTGCCCGCCTCCTCACCTTGCCTTGCCGGCGGCTCAGCGCGGACCCCAACAGTgtcctccccctcctcgtcGCCTCCCCCGGTTGCGCTAGGGCTTTGCCCCCATCCCCCCTCGAAACCCTACCCGCACCATGCGCGATCGATCGGTCGATCGCGAATTCCCCAGCCGCGAGCGTGGGGATCGGCCGCCGCCCGGGATGCTGGGCCCTCCGCGCCGCGGGCCGGCGTACAAGACGAAGCTGTGCGCGCTGTGGCAGCGCGGCGGCTGCTCCCGCGACACCTGCAGCTTCGCGCACGGgcacgccgagctccgccggttCCCCGGCTCGCGCACCTCGTTCCCGCCCCGCGCCGGTATACACAGCCCTTCCTTGTGCGCCcattctcctctctctctctctctctctctctctctctctctctctctatctccttTTTTCAGTTGAGTGTTTATGTTCTGAGATCAGATCCGGGTAGGGGCTTGTGGTTCGTGGTTGATTGGGAGGGATGGTTGTTAtaaaatttcagaaaattcTGTTTCTCAGATTGCTTTGTTGGTAGGTTTAGACGTATGGTTACTAGATGCAGGCAGTTGGTGTGGTTAGGTGAATAATATCGTGGAGTACAGAGTACAGTGTTTATCAGAAACAGATCTTTTTAACGGCTAGGGTTCACGAATTCTGGATCCTATGATGAATGGTTTGGTCACGTAATCTACTATGTGATTTATATGATTCTGAACAACATGACACGTGGACGGTATGCGATGGTTGGTCATGAAATCCTGCCTCTGAAGAACATAACATGATGGATGGAATGAGGAAAAACCGAAAAGGCACACACAGCAACTTACTGATATGGATGTCTGTCATAACAGAAGGGAGGAATTAGATCAGTTTGACTTTTGCTGGGATACGATTGACTGAAGAATGAATATATTTTATTGCATCATTTATGGATGTCCATATTTGGAGCTTTAAGGTGTTATACACAGGCATGGGTGTGGGTATATCGGTGTATGACTCGAGTATGAGTATGAGTATGGGTTTGATTCGTCGGAATCTGGCACCGGTGTGGGATGTCTGATTCAGAAAAAAAGGACACAGGTGTCTAGGTAACATATTTACCATGGGCTATTGTTCTTCATAGGGAACTTTGTTCTTGCTTCATGATTTTTGTAGTAGCGAGATGTCTTGTATTTTCTTATAGTGCTTGTGCGAgttgttattttttttatatcagTGCTTGAATTCAACATCAGTTGCTGCAGATAGAAAACAATTCTAACAAGTGGAAGCTTGTTGCAGAATTAGGCGGCATTCTTACTGGTTGTCTTTTGATTTAACTACCATTCAAATTAGCAGACTCCTGGGCAGATTTGTTAGACTCAACTGCTGCCAGAGGATAAGATGACCTTTATTATTCTTCACTTGGTGTTTCGATGATTTGTTGTGACTGTAATGCTTGTCCTATATGAAGAAGGTGGGCATATCAGTATCTTGGATGACGACTCCTTTGAATCATGTCCCTATACATTTGATGTGCTATGACCATGTGATTAGCAGATTTAACAGAAATCCTTGAATATTCTGCATCAGTTAGTTTCATTGGGAAGCCTGGTAATTGCAAGTTATTGTAATTATTGCAAGTCGCTGCGGAAGATATCTGGACAAATGATAGTAGATTTGTATGGTGATATTGGGATTATAGAAGACCTCAACTTGTCATAATTGCTATTTGGGCTTGTTCATGGTGCCTCCATCAATTTGATTTATGACAATCAACATTATGAGTTTGGTATCATCTTAATGGGTGCATCAGTGGTTTCATACCATATTTGGTATCTACTCGCGCGTTAATTTTCGCCCCTACTTTGTTGTGGCTAGTGGTATTATACTGGAGACCCTTCTACTTATTGCTTGTCGAATTATCTTGTAGCTCAAAGGTTGTGGTAAGCTTACAGGCTTGTGGGTGATCTACCTCCATATTGATACATTTTTCGTTCAGTGTCATATCTTTCCTTGTATAAAATCTGCTCTATCTTGACTTTAGGGAGAAGAGATTATAGAGGCGGTGACTTCAGAGAAAGGTTTGATAGGAGGCGTTCGCCTCACAGGAGGCATTCCCCTGATAGAGATTCCAGGGATCATCGTCCTCTTCATGAACAAAGACCAACTTCTCAAGAAAGGGGTAAATAATGCCTTCTTATTTGAAATTCTGCATCTCACCTTTTCATTTAATTGAACTTCGTGTCCACTGTGTTGTTATTAAAGCTTTGAAAGTTTTACTTGCAGAATCTAGCTATTCACGATCCCCCAGCAGGAAGAGGTATGCAGTGTATTCCAATAAATGATTAAGCCATTGAATTGTAGATATACTTCGACACATCTGCCATACTTTTAATTGTATATTTATTATCCATTGTTAATTTGTTATCCGCCTTGTTTCTGTGATGTGATTTCCTCATTGTAAGATACCATTTGATATTTTGGAGCTCAAATAGTTTTCAAAGCTTTATCACTGaacaatattttaaaatatcctCTCAAGAATCATAACTTTTAATCTTGAAAAACTCTTATTTTATTGACTTTTTATGTTCTCTACCCGCATTTAATATGTGGAAGACTGAACATGTTGATATTATAATTTACCTTTccacccctctccctctccctctccctctccctctcagcGATAGGAGGCATGAGAAGAACCCTGATGATGGAGAAACCAACTCATCCAGGAGCTTGAGTGTCTCTGACAAAAATGATGATAGAAAAAAGGAGACACTCAGTGTTGATGATAAAGAGGATCAAGAAATACAGGTCTGGTGCATAATACAATGCATAGCAGTAAGTCATCTTTGGGAAACCCTGCCGTTGTATAATTAATATTAAGATTTAAGATTATTCTGCAGCTGAAACAAATAAGGCAGGATATGGAACTTCTGCGTGAGGATAAATCTAACTTGGAGGTCAGTTTCTCTGCTTTTACTATTACAACTTGTAAACCATGTGATCTTTTTTAATTGCATTCGGTAATGCTTGCCTATTTTCTATTGTAAGGTTAATCATTCGATTCATGAATGGGACATGATGTGTGAATCATCATGCTTTAATGgctttatttgaaaaaaaaaacatttctgTGCTTTATTGGTTGCATCTTTTGCTGTTTATATCTTGTGTCATTGAAGAGTATTAGGTGTCCATGATGGTTGAGTTTAAACTTACTGAAAAGTATCCAATGTCCATAATGGGCTAAACATTGTTGGAGTATTAATTTGTATAAGTTGATATATGCATATAAACCTTGCTTTGCAATGCCCATTTGTAAGCATTTCTTCTTAGAGTCTTTACATGCTTTATTTGGATAATGTTTCTTTTGGTTCCTCCATCCATGGTCTATTATACAAGTTATGATTGGCCATGTATTCTTTTAACTCTTGACAACCTGTACAATTCAATGCTTGCCCGTCAAAATAGCTTGATCTTGTTTAAATATGAACTTGACGCTCATGTTTACTATTCCTTTCTTAGATCATTTTGGATGAGAAGAACGCTGAAGTACGCAAGATTTCTAGCAGGGTAAATGATCTTGACCTGCAGATAAGGAAGGAAAAAGAGGAATGCCACAGGTACTTATACAATCTGGCACATGACAAGGTCATGCTTGTTTATACAAATAGCTCCATGGTGTCATCAGGTGGTCTAATTGCGCATTGTATTATTCCAATGTAGGATGACCTCAAAAATAAAGAAGTTCATTAAAGCTCATGCTCGCTTTTTGAAAGCACAGGAAGAATTGAAAAGGTGCATTGTGTTTTGTCACTTTTCAACTAACAAAAAACATTTTGACCTGGCTTACTGCACCATTTCACTTCTATATCTACACGATTATGAATTTATGATTATTGACTAATTGGAGCTGTGCAGGTCACAAGCTCGTTTTGAGAGACTTGGTGATTTGCTTGCTTCAGATATTCTGAAGCGTGGTGCTAACGAAGAAGTTTCCAGTGTCAATGTTGATGAAGATCCAAATGGGCCTTATGAAAGGAGCCCAAATGCTGCTACAACTAAGAAGAGATCAATCCCTTACTCAACAAGTGAAGAAGCAAAAGCCGGTGGGTATATTATTCTGTTTCTGAAGAGTGTAGAGTGATGAGTATGTTCTCTTATGGTTCACTTTAGTATGATTTGAATCATTTTAACTTTTAAGTAACATTTGTTTCTTCTTGGTGTAAATTAGTACTTAGTACTTGGAGTCTAAGTGAGCCCTCCGTAGCTTCTAAAACTTCCTCCATTGaacttcaagcattggaattgATGTGATAAGTTGGCTAACCCCTTATAGAAACACTAAATGATGTACTCCCTCTCCCTCCATTTATGAGGCATTTTAGAATTTGAGTTACCACCATCCTTAACTTTGATCATCTGGTTGCACAAAAAAACTGAAAATAATTGGCTTATGATAGGTACTTTCAAAATATAATATCTATGGTTCTGTACGCCTATTTGACCATATTGCTGTAGAATTTGGGTGGTCATATTGGAGGCCTT is drawn from Panicum virgatum strain AP13 chromosome 1N, P.virgatum_v5, whole genome shotgun sequence and contains these coding sequences:
- the LOC120654720 gene encoding zinc finger CCCH domain-containing protein 13-like isoform X1; amino-acid sequence: MRDRSVDREFPSRERGDRPPPGMLGPPRRGPAYKTKLCALWQRGGCSRDTCSFAHGHAELRRFPGSRTSFPPRAGRRDYRGGDFRERFDRRRSPHRRHSPDRDSRDHRPLHEQRPTSQERESSYSRSPSRKSDRRHEKNPDDGETNSSRSLSVSDKNDDRKKETLSVDDKEDQEIQLKQIRQDMELLREDKSNLEIILDEKNAEVRKISSRVNDLDLQIRKEKEECHRMTSKIKKFIKAHARFLKAQEELKRSQARFERLGDLLASDILKRGANEEVSSVNVDEDPNGPYERSPNAATTKKRSIPYSTSEEAKAVKKRRDRDSEFDKSSKGTEPTKALYLKKKLWEDEKDKIGTSANTDKVKDSPVKHVLPSTGMAAHAVDDLFEAVELEDRHGPINASVENGAGDETRSPAMPSQPPPVVNAYEQYEGDDEEVDVE
- the LOC120654720 gene encoding zinc finger CCCH domain-containing protein 13-like isoform X2 encodes the protein MRDRSVDREFPSRERGDRPPPGMLGPPRRGPAYKTKLCALWQRGGCSRDTCSFAHGHAELRRFPGSRTSFPPRAGRRDYRGGDFRERFDRRRSPHRRHSPDRDSRDHRPLHEQRPTSQERESSYSRSPSRKSDRRHEKNPDDGETNSSRSLSVSDKNDDRKKETLSVDDKEDQEIQLKQIRQDMELLREDKSNLEIILDEKNAEVRKISSRVNDLDLQIRKEKEECHRMTSKIKKFIKAHARFLKAQEELKRSQARFERLGDLLASDILKRGANEEVSSVNVDEDPNGPYERSPNAATTKKRSIPYSTSEEAKAVKKRRDRDSEFDKSSKGTEPTKALYLKKKLWEDEKDKIGTSANTDKYEGDDEEVDVE